The proteins below come from a single Serratia fonticola genomic window:
- a CDS encoding ATP-binding protein, with the protein MRGRLFWKILLGFWLTFIIMTQALWVTFTFYGNRHEVPENSMTWRIANLQLTSAASVLRSSGMPALNAMVAKWPETERRFLSVTPAFKPSADESVSDRPAKMMVEWVTGADNQSYLLSYDLEGLRAEYRPPKRWRLLNIPEPMVWVGGLGGLLFSAMLAWNLTRPMRQLRAGFERVAQGDLAVRLFPAMRRRHDELSEVARDFDSMAERLEVLVSAREQLLHDVSHELRSPLARLQLAIGLGRQNPENVENSLQRIEHEAGRLDKMIGELLALSRTENNGLSDDEEYFDLYGLVEAVVNDARYEAQIPGVEIVLQASSDEEYTVKGNAELMRRAVENIVRNALRFSSHGQRVTVVLTRIDQLFQIQVSDQGPGVEESKLSSIFDPFVRVKSAMSGKGYGLGLAITRKVVLAHGGQVEAHNGEQGGLVITLRVPRWS; encoded by the coding sequence ATGCGCGGAAGACTGTTCTGGAAAATACTGCTCGGTTTCTGGCTGACGTTTATCATCATGACCCAGGCGCTGTGGGTGACGTTTACCTTTTATGGCAATCGCCATGAAGTCCCGGAAAACAGCATGACCTGGCGTATCGCTAATCTGCAATTGACCTCTGCGGCCTCGGTGTTGCGCAGCAGTGGGATGCCCGCGCTGAACGCAATGGTTGCCAAGTGGCCTGAAACCGAACGCCGCTTCTTAAGCGTGACACCAGCCTTTAAGCCATCGGCTGATGAGTCTGTCTCCGACCGACCCGCGAAAATGATGGTGGAATGGGTAACAGGTGCAGATAACCAGAGTTACCTGTTGAGCTACGATCTGGAAGGACTGCGTGCCGAATATCGGCCACCCAAGCGCTGGCGCCTGCTGAACATTCCGGAGCCAATGGTGTGGGTCGGTGGGCTGGGGGGCTTGCTGTTCAGCGCCATGTTGGCCTGGAACCTGACGCGCCCGATGCGCCAGCTGCGTGCTGGTTTTGAGCGGGTAGCGCAGGGTGATCTGGCGGTGAGGCTGTTCCCGGCGATGCGGCGGCGGCATGACGAGCTTTCTGAGGTGGCACGTGACTTTGACAGCATGGCGGAGCGGCTGGAGGTGCTGGTCAGCGCCCGTGAGCAATTGCTGCATGATGTCTCCCATGAGTTGCGTTCGCCATTGGCTCGCTTGCAGCTAGCGATCGGCCTGGGGCGGCAAAATCCGGAGAACGTGGAGAACTCGTTGCAGCGTATCGAGCACGAAGCCGGGCGGCTGGACAAGATGATTGGCGAATTGCTGGCGCTGTCGCGTACCGAGAACAACGGCCTGTCGGATGATGAAGAGTATTTCGATCTCTATGGCCTAGTGGAGGCGGTGGTTAACGATGCGCGCTACGAGGCGCAAATCCCCGGCGTAGAGATCGTGTTGCAGGCCAGTTCCGACGAGGAATACACCGTAAAAGGTAATGCCGAACTGATGCGCCGCGCGGTAGAGAATATTGTGCGTAATGCCCTGCGCTTTTCCAGCCACGGCCAGCGGGTGACCGTGGTGCTGACGCGTATCGATCAGCTGTTCCAGATCCAGGTCAGCGATCAGGGGCCGGGCGTGGAGGAGTCAAAGCTGTCCAGCATCTTTGATCCTTTCGTTCGGGTAAAATCGGCGATGTCTGGCAAAGGCTATGGCCTGGGTTTGGCGATCACGCGCAAAGTGGTGCTGGCCCACGGTGGGCAGGTTGAGGCACACAATGGAGAACAGGGCGGCCTGGTGATCACGCTGCGGGTACCGCGCTGGAGTTAA
- a CDS encoding response regulator transcription factor gives MKILLVDDDLELGTMLSEYLTAEGFNASLVLTGKAGVEGALSGEYVAMILDIMLPDMSGIDVLREVRKKSRLPIIMLTAKGDNIDRVIGLEMGADDYVPKPCYPRELVARLRAVLRRFEEQPEAVDKVSVLSFNELTLNPSTRSSAWQGKAFDLTASEFNLLELLLRSPERVVSKDELSEKGLGRPREAYDRSVDVHISNIRQKLGALTDNRLSIETVRSIGYRIR, from the coding sequence ATGAAAATTTTATTGGTCGATGACGATCTGGAACTTGGCACCATGCTGAGCGAATACCTGACGGCTGAAGGATTCAACGCGTCCCTGGTGCTGACCGGCAAGGCCGGAGTGGAGGGTGCGCTTTCTGGCGAGTATGTTGCGATGATCCTCGACATCATGCTGCCGGACATGAGCGGTATCGACGTGCTGCGCGAGGTACGTAAAAAGAGCCGCTTGCCGATCATCATGCTGACGGCCAAGGGTGACAATATTGACCGGGTGATCGGGCTGGAGATGGGCGCCGACGACTATGTGCCCAAACCTTGTTACCCACGCGAACTGGTGGCACGCCTGCGTGCGGTGCTGCGCCGGTTTGAAGAACAGCCGGAAGCGGTGGATAAAGTTTCTGTCCTGAGCTTTAACGAATTGACCCTCAACCCGTCCACCCGTAGCAGTGCGTGGCAGGGCAAAGCATTCGATCTCACCGCCTCAGAGTTCAATTTGCTGGAGTTACTGCTGCGTTCGCCAGAACGAGTGGTGTCGAAGGATGAACTGTCAGAGAAAGGGCTGGGGCGGCCACGTGAGGCTTACGATCGCAGCGTGGACGTGCATATCAGCAATATCCGCCAGAAGCTGGGCGCGCTAACCGATAACCGACTGAGCATTGAAACCGTGCGCAGTATCGGTTACCGCATCAGGTAA